One segment of Kitasatospora viridis DNA contains the following:
- a CDS encoding NAD-dependent epimerase/dehydratase family protein, translating into MKIVVTGGAGFIGSNLARTLIQRQDVSEVRVVDDLSTGFKANLDGLALDFHEGSILDPDLLDEVFHGADAVVHLAALPSVPRSVRDPVANHHANVTGTLQVLEAARRAGNLHVIAASSSSVYGANPVSPKHEGLRAAPLSPYAVTKLATEAYLSAYHHCYDLPVLPFRLFNVYGPGQSVGHSYAAVIPTWTTAILDGEPVAVHGDGTQSRDFTYVGTVSQVLAEAAVRRVVHADPVNLAFGTRTSLLTLIAELESATGKPALVHHGAPRTGDVEHSSACGSLLRSIFPEVQPTALREGLHRTIQWFRSTREALDRRHPTGEFGGGVELR; encoded by the coding sequence ATGAAGATCGTCGTCACCGGGGGAGCCGGATTCATCGGCAGCAACCTCGCGCGAACCCTGATCCAGCGTCAGGACGTCTCCGAGGTGCGCGTGGTCGACGACTTGTCGACCGGCTTCAAGGCCAACCTCGACGGGCTCGCCCTGGACTTCCACGAAGGCAGCATCCTGGACCCGGACCTGCTCGACGAGGTCTTCCACGGCGCCGACGCCGTGGTGCACCTGGCCGCGCTGCCGTCGGTCCCGCGGTCGGTGCGCGATCCCGTCGCCAACCACCACGCCAACGTCACCGGCACCCTGCAGGTCCTGGAAGCCGCGCGGCGGGCGGGCAACCTGCACGTGATCGCGGCGTCCTCCTCCTCCGTGTACGGGGCGAACCCCGTCTCGCCGAAGCACGAAGGCCTTCGCGCAGCGCCGCTGAGCCCCTACGCCGTGACCAAACTGGCGACCGAGGCGTACCTGTCGGCCTACCACCACTGCTACGACCTGCCGGTTCTCCCGTTCCGACTGTTCAACGTCTACGGGCCCGGACAGTCGGTGGGCCACTCCTACGCCGCGGTGATCCCCACCTGGACCACCGCGATCCTCGACGGGGAGCCGGTGGCGGTGCACGGCGACGGGACGCAGAGCCGTGACTTCACCTACGTCGGCACCGTCAGCCAGGTACTGGCCGAGGCCGCGGTGCGCCGGGTGGTGCACGCGGATCCGGTGAACCTCGCCTTCGGCACCCGCACGTCACTCCTGACCTTGATCGCCGAGTTGGAATCGGCGACCGGGAAGCCGGCCCTCGTGCACCATGGCGCGCCGCGGACCGGTGATGTCGAGCACTCGTCCGCGTGCGGCAGCCTGCTGCGCTCGATCTTTCCCGAAGTCCAGCCGACGGCGCTGCGCGAAGGCCTGCACCGGACGATCCAGTGGTTCCGCTCAACCCGCGAGGCGCTCGACCGCCGCCACCCAACCGGCGAGTTCGGCGGCGGGGTCGAGCTCCGCTGA
- a CDS encoding glycosyltransferase family 4 protein, with the protein MHVLLRSLAVRGHDVRVWTARCMPGDAPRVIDGVRAAPITEAAAFEADVREADVVVSQNDEVPAAAESARRHGKPFVVTCHLPAVRSRQFTDLPGHTALAVVNSYHMLEVAQEHFARRGGPDQVVVVRGPVFAEQYATVPGDRVTLVNLNAGKGGELFWALAERLPAVRFLGVRGAYGTQVVREAPNVEVLDHMPSQLMRDHVYARTRVLLVPTDHEAWSRSGVEAMASGIPVLAHPSPGVRESLGGAGVFADRQDLGAWERALVELLAPENWQRASHKARERSAELDPAAELAGWVAAVERLAG; encoded by the coding sequence ATGCACGTCCTGCTCCGCTCGCTGGCGGTGCGCGGCCATGACGTGCGCGTCTGGACCGCCCGGTGCATGCCCGGTGACGCGCCCCGTGTCATCGACGGCGTGCGGGCGGCTCCGATCACGGAGGCCGCCGCCTTCGAGGCCGACGTCCGGGAGGCCGATGTCGTCGTCTCGCAGAACGACGAGGTTCCCGCGGCGGCGGAGTCCGCCCGTCGTCACGGAAAGCCGTTCGTCGTGACGTGCCACCTGCCTGCCGTCCGCTCGCGGCAGTTCACGGACCTGCCCGGGCACACGGCGTTGGCCGTGGTCAACAGCTACCACATGCTCGAAGTCGCCCAGGAGCACTTCGCCCGCCGAGGCGGTCCGGACCAGGTGGTCGTGGTGCGCGGTCCGGTCTTCGCCGAGCAGTACGCGACGGTGCCGGGCGACCGCGTCACGCTCGTCAACCTCAACGCCGGCAAGGGTGGTGAGCTCTTCTGGGCGCTGGCCGAGCGGCTGCCCGCCGTCCGCTTCCTCGGGGTGCGCGGCGCCTACGGCACGCAGGTGGTGCGCGAGGCGCCCAACGTCGAGGTGCTCGACCACATGCCGTCGCAGCTCATGCGGGACCACGTCTACGCGCGCACCCGGGTGCTGCTCGTGCCGACCGACCACGAAGCCTGGAGTCGCTCCGGCGTCGAAGCGATGGCATCGGGCATTCCGGTGCTCGCCCATCCGTCGCCCGGCGTCCGCGAATCGCTCGGCGGCGCGGGCGTCTTCGCGGATCGGCAGGACCTCGGCGCCTGGGAGCGGGCGCTGGTCGAGCTGCTGGCTCCCGAGAACTGGCAGCGCGCCTCGCACAAGGCCCGCGAGCGGTCAGCGGAGCTCGACCCCGCCGCCGAACTCGCCGGTTGGGTGGCGGCGGTCGAGCGCCTCGCGGGTTGA